In Cervus canadensis isolate Bull #8, Minnesota chromosome 6, ASM1932006v1, whole genome shotgun sequence, one DNA window encodes the following:
- the LOC122444083 gene encoding olfactory receptor 4K14-like, which produces MDAGNQSVVSEFLLLGLCQSWTMQIFLLPMFFILYLIIVLGNIAIIILIITDPHLHSPMYFLLANLSFVDMWLCSVTTPKMITDFVRENKTISFGGCMCQILFVHFFGGGEMVLLVVMAYDRYVAICKPLHYSTIMNLQKCIGLVVTSWTIGFVHAVSQMVVIVGLPFCGPREIDSFFCDIPLVIKLACIDSYNLGILMNADSGVPAMTCFILLLISYTYILLTVRRSSKAGTSRALSTCTAHITVVLLFFGPCIFIYVWPLSITWVDKFLAVFYSVITPLLNPTIYTLRNKEIKNAIKRYRSYYIHPKGNI; this is translated from the coding sequence ATGGATGCAGGAAATCAGTCTGTAGTGTCAGAATTTTTGCTTCTGGGACTTTGCCAGTCATGGACTATGCAGATCTTCCTCTTACcaatgttttttattctttacctGATCATTGTACTTGGAAACATTGCCATCATAATCTTAATCATCACTGACCCCCATCTACATTCTCCCATGTACTTCCTATTGGCCAACCTGTCCTTTGTTGATATGTGGCTTTGCTCAGTGACCACTCCTAAGATGATCACAGACTTTGTCAGAGAGAACAAGACTATTTCCTTTGGAGGCTGCATGTGCCAGATTCTCTTTGTGCATTTTTTTGGAGGGGGTGAGATGGTGCTATTGGTGGtaatggcctatgaccgctatgtggccatctgcaagccactCCACTATTCAACCATAATGAACCTGCAAAAGTGCATTGGGCTTGTGGTGACTTCCTGGACCATTGGCTTTGTGCATGCCGTGAGTCAAATGGTTGTGATTGTGGGATTGCCCTTCTGTGGCCCCAGGGAAATTGACAGTTTCTTCTGTGACATACCACTGGTAATCAAGCTTGCCTGCATAGACTCTTATAACTTGGGAATATTAATGAATGCTGACAGTGGGGTTCCAGCCATGACATGCTTTATACTGCTGCTGATATCCTACACATATATTCTTCTTACTGTTCGCCGAAGTTCTAAAGCTGGTACCTCTAGGGCACTCTCTACCTGCACTGCCCACATCACAGTGGTGCTGCTCTTCTTTGGGCCCTGCATCTTTATCTATGTGTGGCCACTCAGCATCACCTGGGTGGACAAATTTCTTGCTGTGTTTTACTCTGTTATTACACCTCTTCTAAATCCAACCATTTataccctgagaaataaagagataaaaaacgCTATAAAGAGATACAGAAGCTACTACATACATCCCAAGGGAAATATTTAA